A single region of the Plantactinospora soyae genome encodes:
- the sigM gene encoding RNA polymerase sigma factor SigM — MPTQPAHDLPVQPDGSEPPAGTVYPDDAGRSDVELLQAHVAGDRDAFAVLFHRHRDRLWAVALRTVADREEAADALQDALLSAHRAAARFRGEAAVTTWLHRIVVNACLDRIRRRQAHPTVPLPDSTRPTGTSRWAGGVEPAAPATDHDTTLVVRQALAELPMEQRAALVLVDLQGYPVAEVAEILGVAEGTVKSRCARGRARLAVLLGHLRSGGDPEPDAGVPSVTSGNLGPGNRVRSGPSRLGADRRQAQDRSQRQRDQDQEES; from the coding sequence GGTGTACCCGGATGACGCGGGACGCAGCGACGTCGAACTGCTCCAGGCTCACGTGGCCGGCGACCGGGACGCGTTCGCGGTGCTGTTCCACCGGCACCGGGACCGGCTCTGGGCGGTCGCACTGCGCACCGTCGCCGATCGGGAGGAGGCGGCGGACGCCCTCCAGGACGCGCTGCTCTCCGCACACCGGGCGGCGGCCCGCTTCCGTGGCGAGGCCGCCGTCACCACCTGGCTGCACCGGATCGTCGTCAACGCCTGCCTGGACCGGATCCGACGACGCCAGGCCCATCCGACCGTGCCGCTGCCCGACAGCACCCGGCCGACCGGTACCAGCCGCTGGGCCGGCGGCGTGGAACCGGCCGCGCCGGCCACCGATCACGACACCACGCTCGTCGTACGGCAGGCGCTCGCGGAACTGCCGATGGAGCAGCGGGCCGCCCTCGTCCTGGTCGACCTACAGGGCTATCCGGTCGCCGAGGTCGCCGAAATCCTCGGCGTCGCCGAGGGCACCGTGAAGAGCCGCTGTGCGCGCGGCCGGGCCCGGCTCGCCGTACTCCTCGGTCATCTGCGGTCCGGAGGTGACCCTGAGCCCGACGCCGGGGTGCCGTCGGTCACCAGCGGGAACCTCGGACCCGGCAACCGCGTCCGATCGGGGCCGAGCCGGCTCGGGGCGGACCGGCGGCAGGCGCAGGACCGGAGCCAGCGCCAGCGCGACCAGGACCAGGAGGAATCGTGA
- the trxB gene encoding thioredoxin-disulfide reductase yields the protein MDEVRNLIIIGSGPAGYTAAVYAARANLKPLVIEGVQSGGALMTTTEVENFPGFADGIMGPELMDSMRKQAERFGAEFLTDDVTRVELVDTGVPGSGAVSTAYVGETAYRAKAIILTTGSAWRPLGVRGEQEYLGHGVSSCATCDGFFFRGQEIVVVGGGDSAMEEATFLTKFASKVTIIHRRDEFRASKIMADRALANDKIRVEWNSVVEEVLGDDGKVSGVRLRNAHTGEAKTLDVSGVFVAIGHDPRSELFRDQVELDAEGYVQVQAPTTRTNIPGVFAAGDLVDHTYRQAITAAGTGCAAALDAERFLSTLEED from the coding sequence GTGGACGAGGTCCGCAACCTGATCATCATCGGCTCTGGGCCGGCCGGCTACACGGCTGCGGTCTACGCCGCGCGCGCCAACTTGAAACCGCTGGTCATCGAGGGTGTGCAGTCGGGCGGTGCCCTGATGACCACCACCGAGGTGGAGAACTTCCCCGGCTTCGCGGACGGCATCATGGGCCCGGAGCTGATGGACTCGATGCGCAAGCAGGCCGAGCGGTTCGGCGCCGAGTTCCTCACCGACGACGTCACCCGGGTCGAACTTGTCGACACGGGCGTTCCCGGTTCCGGGGCGGTGAGCACGGCGTACGTCGGCGAGACGGCGTACCGGGCGAAGGCGATCATCCTGACCACCGGCTCCGCGTGGCGCCCGCTGGGTGTGCGGGGTGAGCAGGAGTACCTCGGACACGGTGTCTCCTCCTGTGCGACGTGTGACGGGTTCTTCTTCCGTGGCCAGGAGATCGTGGTCGTCGGCGGCGGCGACTCGGCGATGGAGGAGGCGACGTTCCTCACCAAGTTCGCCAGCAAGGTGACGATCATCCACCGCCGTGACGAGTTCCGGGCCAGCAAGATCATGGCCGACCGCGCCCTGGCCAACGACAAGATCCGGGTCGAGTGGAACAGCGTGGTCGAAGAGGTGCTCGGCGACGACGGCAAGGTCTCCGGAGTCCGGCTGCGCAACGCGCACACCGGCGAGGCCAAGACGCTGGACGTCAGCGGGGTGTTCGTGGCGATCGGTCACGACCCGCGCAGCGAGCTCTTCCGGGACCAGGTGGAGCTGGACGCGGAGGGCTACGTGCAGGTCCAGGCCCCGACCACCCGGACGAACATCCCGGGCGTCTTCGCGGCCGGTGACCTCGTCGACCACACCTACCGCCAGGCGATCACCGCAGCGGGTACCGGATGCGCCGCCGCGCTCGACGCGGAGCGGTTCCTCTCGACGTTGGAAGAAGACTGA
- the trxA gene encoding thioredoxin, giving the protein MGATSAVTDANFASDVLQSDTPVLVDFWAEWCGPCRKVDMMLEEIASELGDKVRIVKLNIDENPETARAYRVLSVPTLTMFKGGEPVQSVAGARPKGDLIKLIETAM; this is encoded by the coding sequence GTGGGAGCAACAAGCGCCGTCACCGACGCCAACTTCGCCAGTGACGTGCTGCAGTCCGACACGCCGGTACTGGTGGACTTCTGGGCCGAGTGGTGCGGACCGTGCCGCAAGGTCGACATGATGCTGGAGGAGATCGCCAGCGAACTGGGGGACAAGGTCCGGATCGTCAAGCTCAACATTGACGAGAACCCGGAGACCGCCCGGGCCTACCGGGTGCTCTCCGTACCGACCCTCACGATGTTCAAGGGTGGCGAGCCGGTCCAGTCCGTCGCCGGCGCCCGCCCCAAGGGCGACCTGATCAAGCTCATCGAAACGGCGATGTAA
- a CDS encoding N-acetylmuramoyl-L-alanine amidase → MRPIRRGDRGPAVTEIRAVLVGLSLLPAGGPPGADEFEAETERAVRTFQQDRGLSVDGQVGPETWRALDAARWRLGARTLYQAIPDPLIGEDVRTLQERLLEMGYDVGRADGVYGARTSRAVAQFQREVGLGPDGACGPQTMNALRRLGRKVVGGRPQWLRESDAFRQSGPNLVGKVIVIDPGHDPFDPGFVVQEGPLRWTEADLAYDLAARLEGRLAAAGMRVHLTRGPAPAAPLTDLTRADLANELGGDLLISLHIDGHANPEADGVATYHYGTSNGVTSTVGERLAGLVQREIVARTGLRDCHTHAKTWELLRLTRMPAVRVDVGYLTSPGDLAKLTDPRFRDGAVDAIVAAVQRMYFPVEEDVPTGSIDVSELRAVVAAGAALD, encoded by the coding sequence GTGCGTCCAATCCGACGTGGTGATCGCGGACCCGCGGTGACCGAGATCCGTGCCGTCCTGGTCGGTCTGAGCCTGCTCCCCGCCGGTGGCCCGCCCGGGGCCGACGAGTTCGAGGCGGAGACCGAACGCGCGGTCCGGACCTTCCAGCAGGACCGTGGCCTGAGCGTCGACGGACAGGTCGGCCCGGAGACCTGGCGGGCCCTGGACGCGGCCCGCTGGCGGCTCGGTGCGCGCACGCTCTACCAGGCGATTCCCGATCCACTCATCGGCGAGGACGTCCGGACGCTCCAGGAACGCCTGCTGGAGATGGGGTACGACGTCGGGCGCGCGGACGGCGTGTACGGCGCCCGTACGTCCCGTGCGGTCGCCCAGTTCCAACGCGAGGTCGGCCTGGGACCGGACGGCGCCTGTGGACCGCAGACCATGAACGCGCTGCGGCGGCTGGGCCGGAAGGTGGTCGGTGGCCGCCCGCAGTGGCTACGTGAGTCCGACGCGTTCCGGCAGTCCGGCCCGAACCTGGTCGGCAAGGTCATCGTGATCGACCCGGGACACGATCCCTTCGATCCGGGATTCGTCGTCCAGGAGGGTCCGCTGCGCTGGACCGAGGCGGATCTCGCCTACGACCTCGCCGCCCGGCTGGAGGGCCGGCTCGCCGCCGCCGGCATGCGGGTCCACCTCACCCGGGGTCCCGCGCCGGCCGCGCCGCTGACCGACCTGACCCGTGCCGACCTGGCGAACGAACTCGGCGGTGACCTGCTGATCTCGCTGCACATCGACGGGCACGCCAACCCGGAGGCGGACGGGGTCGCGACCTACCACTACGGCACCTCCAACGGCGTGACCTCGACCGTCGGGGAGCGGCTCGCCGGCCTGGTCCAGCGGGAGATCGTGGCCCGGACCGGCCTGCGCGACTGCCACACCCACGCGAAGACCTGGGAGCTGCTCCGGCTGACCCGGATGCCGGCCGTACGGGTCGACGTCGGCTACCTCACCTCGCCCGGCGACCTGGCCAAGCTGACCGATCCCCGCTTCCGGGACGGGGCCGTGGACGCCATCGTCGCGGCGGTACAGCGGATGTACTTCCCGGTCGAGGAGGACGTGCCGACCGGCTCGATCGACGTCAGCGAACTGCGTGCGGTGGTCGCCGCGGGAGCCGCGCTCGACTGA
- a CDS encoding GNAT family N-acetyltransferase: MSRRLVSLTLDTLEDLPRPCRQCVYWELDPVAAERAREAGDPGLEKEAWVSQTLLEWGSCGKLAYVDGMPAGFVMYAPPAYVPRSMAFPTSPVSADAALLTTAHIVTAFAGGGLGRMLVQGVARDLTKRGIKAIEAFGDAKFGDAGEGAGGCVAPADYFLSVGFKTVRPHPRFPRLRLELRTALSWKSDVEYALEKLLGSMSPEGLLRPVRPATRSAAG; this comes from the coding sequence ATGTCGCGACGTCTGGTCAGTCTGACCCTCGACACACTTGAAGACCTGCCCCGGCCCTGTCGCCAGTGCGTCTACTGGGAGCTGGACCCGGTGGCGGCCGAGCGAGCCCGCGAGGCGGGTGATCCGGGTCTGGAGAAGGAGGCCTGGGTCTCGCAGACCCTGCTGGAGTGGGGTTCCTGCGGAAAGTTGGCATACGTCGACGGTATGCCCGCCGGATTCGTGATGTATGCCCCACCGGCCTACGTTCCCCGGTCGATGGCGTTCCCGACCTCACCGGTCTCCGCCGACGCCGCGCTGCTGACCACGGCCCACATCGTGACCGCCTTCGCGGGTGGCGGACTGGGCCGGATGCTCGTCCAGGGCGTCGCGCGGGACCTGACGAAGCGGGGGATCAAGGCGATCGAGGCCTTCGGCGACGCGAAGTTCGGCGACGCCGGTGAGGGTGCCGGCGGATGCGTCGCTCCGGCCGACTACTTCCTCTCCGTCGGGTTCAAGACGGTACGTCCACATCCGCGCTTTCCCCGGCTGCGCCTGGAACTGCGGACGGCACTCTCCTGGAAGTCCGACGTCGAGTACGCGCTGGAGAAGCTGCTCGGCTCGATGAGCCCCGAGGGCCTGCTCCGCCCCGTACGACCGGCCACCCGCTCGGCCGCCGGCTGA
- a CDS encoding aminotransferase-like domain-containing protein gives MTGTTLDDYTDRYARRVRGMTASEIRALFAVASRPEVVSLAGGAPYIAALPLDAVGEMLNKLAAEQGTTTLQYGIGQGTLELRERICEVMALSGIDVGCGASPEDVVVTVGGQQALDLIARLFLDPGDVVLAEGPTYVGALGVFQSAQAQVVHVPMDADGLIPEALELAIADVARSGRRAKFLYTIPTFQNPAGVTLSEERRERVLDICERAGLLVVEDDPYGQLGFDCEAPAPLRARRRDGVFYLSTFSKTFAPGLRVGWILAPHAVRDKLVIASEAQILCPSAFAQAAVTTYLSTMPWRQQLKIYREVYRERRDALLDALADYMPAGTSWTEPGGGLFVWTTLPEGLDAKAMMPRAIAARVAYVPGTGFYADGTGAGHMRLNFSFPPPERIREGVRRLATVMEQETAMREVFGTVVGPARGRRGQAGSDVPGPDLA, from the coding sequence ATGACCGGCACGACGCTCGACGACTACACGGATCGCTATGCCCGGCGGGTACGCGGGATGACAGCGTCGGAGATCCGCGCGCTGTTCGCCGTGGCCAGCCGGCCCGAGGTCGTCTCGCTCGCCGGAGGTGCACCCTACATCGCCGCACTGCCGCTCGACGCGGTCGGCGAGATGCTCAACAAGCTCGCCGCCGAGCAGGGGACCACGACCCTCCAGTACGGCATCGGTCAGGGCACGCTGGAGCTGCGTGAACGGATCTGCGAGGTGATGGCGCTCTCCGGCATCGACGTCGGCTGCGGCGCCTCCCCGGAGGACGTGGTGGTCACCGTCGGCGGCCAGCAGGCGCTGGACCTGATCGCCCGGCTGTTCCTCGATCCCGGCGACGTCGTCCTGGCCGAGGGACCGACCTACGTGGGCGCGCTCGGCGTCTTCCAGAGTGCGCAGGCGCAGGTGGTGCACGTACCGATGGACGCCGACGGCCTGATCCCCGAGGCGCTGGAGCTGGCCATCGCCGACGTCGCCCGGTCGGGTCGACGGGCCAAGTTCCTCTACACCATCCCGACCTTCCAGAACCCGGCCGGCGTGACGCTGAGCGAGGAGCGGCGGGAACGGGTACTCGACATCTGCGAACGTGCCGGCCTGCTGGTGGTCGAGGACGACCCGTACGGCCAGCTCGGGTTCGACTGCGAGGCGCCGGCACCGCTGCGGGCGCGTCGCCGGGACGGCGTCTTCTATCTCAGCACCTTCTCCAAGACCTTCGCCCCAGGGCTACGGGTGGGTTGGATCCTGGCCCCGCACGCCGTACGGGACAAGCTGGTCATCGCCAGCGAGGCGCAGATCCTCTGCCCCAGTGCCTTCGCCCAGGCCGCCGTCACCACGTACCTCTCCACGATGCCCTGGCGCCAGCAGCTCAAGATCTACCGCGAGGTCTACCGGGAACGCCGCGACGCGCTGCTCGACGCGCTCGCGGACTACATGCCGGCCGGCACCAGCTGGACGGAGCCGGGCGGTGGCCTCTTCGTCTGGACGACGCTGCCGGAGGGCCTCGACGCCAAGGCCATGATGCCGCGGGCCATCGCGGCCCGGGTCGCCTACGTGCCCGGAACCGGCTTCTACGCCGACGGCACCGGCGCCGGGCACATGCGGCTCAACTTCTCCTTCCCCCCGCCGGAGCGGATCCGCGAGGGTGTCCGCCGGTTGGCGACCGTGATGGAGCAGGAGACCGCCATGCGCGAGGTGTTCGGCACGGTGGTCGGACCGGCCCGGGGCCGTCGGGGGCAGGCCGGCTCGGACGTGCCGGGTCCCGACTTGGCATGA
- a CDS encoding D-alanine--D-alanine ligase family protein has product MGTNSPAEPSRSADWPLPLPREATADLRVLVLAGGLSYERDVSLKSGRRVLDALRSAGVEADLRDADVALLPLLRDDPPDAVVVALHGATGEDGSLRGVLDLCDVPYVGCDARSSRLAWDKPSAKAVLREAGIPTPDWVALPHDRFSELGAVAVLDRIVERLGLPLMIKPTQGGSGLGAAVVRDPAALPAAMVGCFAYDSTALVERYVPGMDVAVSVVDLGNGPQALPAVEIVPRNGVYDYAARYTAGLTTWHAPARLSAVAAARVAETALAAHAALGLRDLSRVDLIVDEDNRPHVLEVNVSPGMTETSLMPLAVAAAGLDFGELLRTLVVRASQRRSLGQS; this is encoded by the coding sequence ATGGGTACGAACTCCCCCGCCGAACCTTCCCGTTCCGCCGACTGGCCCCTCCCGCTGCCTCGGGAGGCAACCGCCGATCTACGGGTACTCGTGCTCGCCGGCGGGCTGTCGTACGAGCGGGACGTGTCGTTGAAGTCCGGTCGCCGGGTACTCGACGCGCTCCGTTCAGCGGGGGTGGAGGCCGATCTCCGGGACGCCGACGTCGCCCTCCTTCCGCTCCTACGGGACGATCCGCCGGACGCGGTCGTGGTCGCACTGCACGGGGCGACCGGCGAGGACGGCTCGCTCCGAGGCGTACTCGACCTCTGCGACGTGCCGTACGTCGGTTGCGACGCCCGCTCGTCCAGGCTGGCCTGGGACAAGCCGTCGGCGAAGGCGGTGCTTCGGGAGGCGGGCATCCCGACACCGGACTGGGTGGCTCTGCCGCACGACCGGTTCTCCGAGCTCGGGGCGGTGGCCGTACTGGACCGGATCGTCGAGCGGCTCGGGCTGCCACTGATGATCAAGCCGACCCAGGGCGGCTCGGGCCTCGGTGCCGCGGTCGTCCGGGACCCGGCCGCGCTACCGGCGGCGATGGTCGGCTGCTTCGCCTACGACAGCACCGCCCTCGTCGAGCGCTACGTTCCCGGCATGGACGTGGCGGTCTCCGTGGTGGACCTGGGCAACGGCCCGCAGGCGCTGCCCGCCGTCGAGATCGTCCCCCGCAACGGCGTGTACGACTACGCCGCCCGGTACACCGCCGGCCTGACCACCTGGCACGCCCCGGCGCGGCTGTCGGCCGTCGCGGCGGCCAGGGTCGCGGAAACCGCTCTCGCGGCCCACGCCGCGCTCGGGCTCCGGGACCTGTCCCGGGTGGACCTGATCGTCGACGAGGACAACCGCCCGCACGTGCTGGAAGTGAACGTCTCACCCGGGATGACGGAGACCTCGCTGATGCCGCTCGCCGTCGCGGCCGCCGGACTCGACTTCGGCGAGCTGTTGCGTACCCTCGTGGTCCGCGCCTCCCAGCGCCGGAGCCTCGGCCAATCCTGA
- a CDS encoding ParB/RepB/Spo0J family partition protein has translation MKNRPRGGLGRGLGALIPTTAEPVSGVVTAEPPADRPEAVAPAAAGETTWVAPAPVAPAQPAGPELAPVPGARFAEIPLDSIVPNPKQPRQIFDEDALEELKLSIQEVGFLQPIVVRQLPDDQFELVMGERRWRAAQAVGRESIPAIVRDTRDDAMLRDALLENIHRANLNPLEEAAAYQQLLEEFGATHEELARRIGRSRPQISNTIRLLNLPPEVQKRVAAGVLSAGHARALLGLEDSTAQEELARRIVAEGLSVRATEEVVKLAEISPTRPSPAKRRAKVHAPGLTDLADRLSDRFDTRVKVDIGRNKGKITIEFATVDDLERIVGVIGMVDAEGQNDDDSD, from the coding sequence ATGAAGAACCGTCCGCGGGGCGGGCTCGGTCGAGGTCTGGGCGCGCTGATTCCCACCACAGCGGAACCAGTCTCCGGAGTGGTGACGGCCGAGCCTCCAGCCGATCGGCCTGAGGCCGTAGCGCCGGCGGCCGCCGGCGAGACCACCTGGGTGGCGCCGGCGCCCGTCGCCCCGGCACAGCCGGCCGGTCCGGAGCTGGCGCCGGTCCCCGGAGCTCGGTTCGCCGAGATCCCGCTGGATTCGATCGTGCCCAACCCCAAGCAGCCTCGGCAGATTTTCGACGAGGACGCTCTCGAGGAACTCAAGCTCTCGATCCAGGAGGTCGGGTTCCTCCAGCCGATCGTGGTGCGGCAGCTCCCGGACGATCAGTTCGAACTCGTCATGGGCGAGCGGCGCTGGCGAGCGGCGCAGGCTGTCGGCCGGGAGTCCATTCCGGCCATCGTCCGGGACACCCGCGACGACGCGATGCTCCGGGACGCGCTGCTGGAGAACATCCACCGCGCCAACCTGAACCCGCTGGAAGAGGCGGCGGCGTACCAGCAGCTGCTGGAGGAGTTCGGCGCGACGCACGAGGAGCTGGCCCGACGGATCGGCCGGAGCCGGCCGCAGATCTCCAACACCATCCGGCTGCTGAACCTTCCGCCCGAGGTGCAGAAGCGGGTGGCTGCCGGGGTGCTCTCCGCAGGCCACGCCCGTGCGCTGCTGGGTCTGGAGGATTCGACCGCGCAGGAGGAGTTGGCGCGTCGGATCGTGGCCGAAGGGCTCTCCGTACGGGCCACGGAGGAGGTCGTGAAGCTGGCCGAGATTTCGCCTACCCGGCCCAGCCCGGCGAAGCGGCGCGCCAAGGTGCACGCCCCGGGCCTGACCGATCTGGCGGATCGGCTGTCGGATCGGTTCGACACCAGGGTCAAGGTCGACATCGGTCGGAACAAAGGCAAGATTACGATCGAGTTCGCCACGGTCGACGACCTTGAGCGAATCGTCGGTGTCATCGGCATGGTGGACGCCGAGGGCCAGAACGACGACGACTCGGACTGA
- a CDS encoding ParA family protein: protein MTQHFEPQSSGPAGTPVPTADGQGPDLHPIADSGPRADSSTVVPQPLTEEAAPDAYVSRETPSRDQDDPPLAMEAMRAVQILNPSGEVTMPRPDRPRIMCVANQKGGVGKTTTTVNLAVALALHGNRVLVVDLDPQGNASTGLNVPHHAGVPDVYDCLIDNVPLAEVAQSVEGIPDLWCVPATIDLAGAEIELVSVVARESRLARAIAGHPAEFDYVFIDCPPSLGLLTVNALCAAQEVLIPIQCEYYALEGLNQLINNINLVRQHLNPTLEVSTILLTMYDRRTRLADAVEQDVRNHFGDKVLQSVIPRNVRVSEAPSYGQSVMTYDPGSRGATSYFEAAQEIAMRGVKESVGRNV, encoded by the coding sequence GTGACCCAGCACTTCGAGCCGCAGTCGTCGGGGCCGGCCGGTACTCCGGTACCGACGGCGGACGGCCAAGGCCCCGATCTCCACCCGATCGCCGATTCCGGCCCGAGAGCCGATTCGTCGACAGTTGTACCGCAACCCCTGACCGAGGAAGCCGCGCCCGACGCGTACGTTTCACGTGAAACGCCGTCGCGTGACCAGGACGATCCCCCGTTGGCAATGGAGGCAATGCGCGCTGTGCAAATCCTGAACCCGAGCGGCGAGGTGACGATGCCGCGTCCGGACCGGCCACGGATCATGTGTGTTGCGAACCAGAAGGGAGGGGTTGGCAAGACCACCACGACGGTCAACCTGGCCGTAGCCCTGGCGCTGCACGGAAATCGTGTCCTCGTCGTTGACCTTGATCCGCAGGGGAACGCCTCCACCGGACTCAACGTGCCCCACCACGCCGGTGTCCCGGACGTCTACGACTGCCTGATCGACAACGTCCCCCTCGCCGAGGTGGCCCAGAGCGTCGAGGGGATCCCCGATCTCTGGTGCGTACCCGCCACCATCGACCTGGCCGGCGCGGAGATCGAACTCGTCTCGGTGGTGGCCCGGGAGTCACGGCTGGCCCGAGCGATCGCCGGCCACCCCGCCGAGTTCGACTACGTCTTCATCGACTGCCCGCCCTCCCTCGGGCTGCTCACGGTCAACGCCCTCTGCGCCGCGCAGGAGGTACTGATCCCCATCCAGTGCGAGTACTACGCGCTGGAGGGGCTCAACCAGCTGATCAACAACATCAACCTGGTACGGCAGCACCTGAACCCCACCCTCGAGGTCTCGACCATCCTGCTCACCATGTACGACCGGCGCACCCGACTGGCGGACGCGGTCGAGCAGGACGTCCGGAACCACTTCGGCGACAAGGTCCTGCAGTCCGTGATCCCGCGGAACGTGCGGGTATCGGAGGCTCCGAGCTACGGCCAGTCCGTCATGACCTACGATCCCGGATCGCGGGGCGCCACCAGTTACTTCGAGGCCGCTCAGGAGATTGCGATGCGAGGGGTCAAAGAGTCTGTTGGCCGCAATGTGTAG
- a CDS encoding 16S rRNA (guanine(527)-N(7))-methyltransferase RsmG: MTYRPISGPGGEPPPGPFPVPPSDSGAGRDAEAGAGAVPAAPLPTELAGPARTLFGDRLPLAAAYAELLAGPGVVRGLIGPRETPRIWDRHLLNCAVVAELIPAGSSVVDVGSGAGLPGIVLAIARPDLSIMLVEPLARRAVFLAEVVTALALGDSVTVLRARAEEIPSAWRRTGRSLDRRTASDRQASAPLRSESGSPESSGGSERGLIELSDLPAELSGPADIVTARAVAPLDRLAGWCLPLTAPGGRVLALKGATAEEEVANTAAAVRRLGGAHPVVQQCGTGIVEPSTTVVEIVRERVIGAARESAARSAAGRRSKPRR; the protein is encoded by the coding sequence ATGACGTACCGTCCGATTTCCGGCCCGGGTGGCGAACCGCCGCCCGGGCCGTTCCCTGTGCCCCCGTCGGACAGCGGAGCCGGCCGCGACGCGGAGGCCGGTGCGGGCGCCGTTCCGGCGGCACCACTGCCCACCGAACTGGCCGGCCCCGCCCGTACGCTGTTCGGCGATCGGCTGCCGCTCGCGGCGGCGTACGCGGAACTCCTCGCCGGTCCGGGTGTGGTGCGTGGGCTGATCGGTCCTCGCGAGACGCCGCGAATCTGGGACCGCCACCTGCTCAACTGCGCCGTGGTGGCGGAGCTGATCCCGGCCGGTTCCTCGGTGGTGGACGTCGGCTCCGGAGCGGGCCTGCCCGGTATCGTGCTCGCGATCGCCCGGCCCGACCTGTCGATCATGTTGGTCGAACCGCTGGCCCGGCGCGCCGTGTTTCTGGCCGAGGTGGTCACGGCACTCGCCCTCGGGGACTCGGTCACCGTGCTCCGGGCCCGGGCGGAGGAGATTCCCTCGGCCTGGCGCCGCACCGGCCGGAGTTTGGACCGGCGTACGGCGTCGGACCGTCAGGCGTCCGCTCCGCTCCGGTCCGAGTCGGGCTCCCCGGAGAGTTCCGGCGGGTCGGAGAGGGGTCTGATCGAGCTGTCCGATCTTCCGGCCGAGCTGAGCGGGCCGGCGGACATCGTGACGGCTCGGGCCGTCGCACCGCTTGATCGGCTGGCCGGCTGGTGTCTTCCGCTCACCGCACCGGGCGGGCGAGTTCTCGCACTCAAGGGCGCCACGGCCGAGGAAGAGGTGGCGAACACCGCGGCGGCGGTACGGCGGCTGGGTGGTGCGCACCCGGTTGTCCAGCAGTGCGGGACGGGGATCGTCGAGCCGTCGACGACCGTGGTCGAGATCGTCCGGGAGCGGGTAATCGGAGCGGCGCGGGAGTCGGCAGCACGCTCGGCAGCCGGCCGTCGTTCCAAGCCGCGCCGCTAG
- a CDS encoding Jag family protein, whose amino-acid sequence MTDTSIPRADEPIGDTDPVVAGASATQAETTEAVSVAGDSADVDEVADGRGGPDREADADDDDADEEDAEEEDAEDDEEADDEDAAEGDVAASNNGAKPAAPTTDADLFRQSEIAADYVEGLLDILDYDGDIDELVSAGRPVVEVVGGRLQALVGQRGATLEALQELTRLAVFRQTGSPSRLLLDVGGYRATRRKELSAVAKNAVEKVKQHGEAVRLEPMSAFERKCVHDVVNAIAGVESESEGVEPNRRIVVRPVD is encoded by the coding sequence GTGACCGACACCAGTATTCCGCGCGCTGACGAGCCCATCGGCGACACCGATCCTGTTGTGGCAGGAGCCTCGGCCACGCAGGCCGAAACCACCGAGGCCGTTTCGGTAGCCGGGGACAGCGCGGACGTCGACGAGGTGGCCGACGGCCGGGGTGGTCCGGATCGCGAAGCCGACGCGGATGACGACGACGCGGACGAAGAGGACGCGGAGGAAGAAGACGCGGAGGACGACGAAGAGGCGGACGACGAGGACGCCGCCGAGGGGGACGTCGCCGCGAGCAACAACGGTGCGAAGCCGGCGGCGCCGACCACCGACGCGGACCTGTTCCGGCAGAGCGAGATCGCCGCGGACTACGTCGAAGGACTGCTGGACATCCTCGACTACGACGGCGACATCGACGAGCTGGTCTCGGCCGGCCGCCCGGTCGTCGAGGTCGTGGGTGGCCGGTTGCAGGCGCTGGTGGGCCAGCGCGGCGCGACACTGGAGGCGTTGCAGGAGCTGACCCGGCTCGCCGTGTTCCGGCAGACGGGCTCGCCCAGCCGGCTCCTGCTCGACGTGGGCGGTTACCGGGCGACCCGGCGCAAGGAACTCTCGGCGGTCGCCAAGAACGCCGTGGAGAAGGTCAAGCAGCACGGCGAGGCCGTCCGGCTGGAGCCGATGTCCGCCTTCGAGCGCAAGTGCGTCCACGACGTGGTCAACGCCATCGCCGGGGTGGAGAGCGAGTCGGAGGGCGTCGAGCCGAACCGCCGGATCGTCGTACGTCCGGTCGACTGA